The following DNA comes from Desulfonispora thiosulfatigenes DSM 11270.
TTAATAGTTGCTCTGATGGAATTGGAGTAGTAAATATAGATAATGGATTTGGTGCAGCAAGCCTTGCTCATCAGATTAATAGTTCATCATAAAACTTACCTGGTGAGGGGGGAAAAAATGCGGACTGCATATTTTGATTGTTTTTCAGGAATTAGTGGAAATATGATTTTAGGTTCTTTTTTGGGTGCTGGTTTAGACTTTGCTGAATTTAAAGAAAGTTTAAAATCCCTACCTATCAGAGACTTTGAAATCGAAGTAATAGATGTAATTAAAAATGGTATTAGTGCTAAATACGTTGATGTTAAAGTATTAGAAAAACAACCACATAGATCTTTACATGACATTTCTGAAATTATTAATAAAAGTGAATTTTCACAAAAGGTTAAAGATTTAGCGCTAAAAATTTTCATGCGTTTAGCGAGGGCAGAAGCAAAAGTACATGGATGTCAGATAGAAAAGGTGCATTTCCATGAAGTAGGTGCTGTTGATGCGATTATAGATATTTTAGGAGCGGCTTATGGTTTTATTACTTTAAAATTAGATAAAGTATATTTTTCGCCTTTACATGTCGGAGGTGGAATGGTGAAATGTGCTCATGGTTTAATGCCTGTTCCTGCCCCTGCAACAGCCGAACTTTTGCTAGGTACGGTTACTTATAGTGGTCAAATAAAAAAAGAATTAGTTACACCTACAGGAGCAGCAATAATTACGACTATTGGGGAAAATATAGC
Coding sequences within:
- the larC gene encoding nickel pincer cofactor biosynthesis protein LarC yields the protein MRTAYFDCFSGISGNMILGSFLGAGLDFAEFKESLKSLPIRDFEIEVIDVIKNGISAKYVDVKVLEKQPHRSLHDISEIINKSEFSQKVKDLALKIFMRLARAEAKVHGCQIEKVHFHEVGAVDAIIDILGAAYGFITLKLDKVYFSPLHVGGGMVKCAHGLMPVPAPATAELLLGTVTYSGQIKKELVTPTGAAIITTIGENIANQPMMKIKNISYGAGTWNLEIPNVVRLVLGEKVNKEINNDKMKDDDQILVLETNIDDMNSEFFGYTMDKLYEEGALEVYLTPIQMKKGRPGTLLSVICDLKNKQKLIEIILHETTTLGVRIYPVERFKLLREHKKVKLPYGEVRIKISRLENKIINIKPEFEDCKLIAQKEGIPLKLIWQKAYKLASQFD